The following coding sequences are from one Carassius auratus strain Wakin chromosome 47, ASM336829v1, whole genome shotgun sequence window:
- the LOC113064838 gene encoding SCL-interrupting locus protein homolog, translating into MNRVQVDFKGLPAHILENSVRAENLRSSDNVLTPLSFPKSKVSLWDPSPSGDVVSLHFSYYRNPRLLLVEKALRLAHRHARQTNKPRFFCFLLGTLAVDSDEEGVTITLDRFDPGREQTGCPGKAPTALLPGDILVPCVFEAQHAPGITVHSREDLNISFKMLQHCCCSKEILELSKLLTLRSRLSCSENMDRLTFDLSWAAVTLACMLDAVPVRAVPIIPTALARNLSSPAGVTQNSRKRGFLTMDQTRKLLLILESDPKAYTLPLVGIWLSGVTHIHNPIVWAWCLRYLHSSALQDKVMSEGGAFLVVLYSLTHRDPEFYQCKPCVGQQQMSFQLLTCTESFMLYKNVEPAEGRPLQFELSAENQNQETVLFEEVLSQTVLTGTTLAASSAALQNKLSISDHDSGVEDEDLSPRPSPNPHPVSQQTRRVHPSVPELSMVLDASFLDGSVVNTQDMTPVSRSLSNVQRRSISPAHQGLSVMRPPEQGSVPGPPPIRRPLTPILSQPKNKPHLNPAQQTPQPNVNRKSLPSMRRTREGSSASSSSSSSSSSTRNAASPNGSFHQQRQSPSQGFLTKPQPIYSGPPTSAHSGARKSSAMPSQTPIHHQSQHRLFHSTPAANPCSCCTNQPSHVPLYQNNTWQGTPCAPTVNTNNGSAEQVLSYQTQCCQIQSRQVACLDTPMGLLPADAYRMLMDQERQLKLLQLQIQKLLESQSKTPPVASAEHDTRQERDSQTPTSPPKRTSVSVAVGTGASLFWNTSQEASTHGVPSLDWHTEIEPKSGGQNDSIVTSRLGSENAYRYTEECSPGSPLQPTSPKPNMSSGFGAHSFQSPVLGESASMYYNSQLQSNNPSEMREIENPRFYQELLGRVQSRLQDSAIVEEKVEQDIQSVPNRQSLSPVPLQSKKSLTSSIPQTQKTKHRSSPPNQDRVLSATLRQLQQFGVNINVDSAQEKTTRATVESASTLACINPEAVIPRLALSEPVGTSIWGPSGSVDLSLEANAIALKYLSDSQLSRLSLGGQSSGPFPDPSAVLLRRPAAEKSSVGLSILSPTNMSLATCKYMKKYGLIEGETSSEEEQEDTVQVDSALGCSVQHETSKYVSVDQDREDQSTAVLKNITNKPVSNLHMSAIDSQMQLILDLRPKMQLLMCGGTNPEKENDAKNGLTQRRSPQTENQRIQEVTEPEGSVGNFLDLSRLRQLPKLF; encoded by the exons ATGAATCGCGTACAGGTGGATTTTAAAGGGCTGCCAGCCCACATATTGGAGAACAGTGTTCGAGCAGAAAACCTCAG GTCATCGGACAATGTCCTTACTCCACTGTCATTCCCAAAATCTAAAGTCTCTCTCTGGGATCCATCTCCCAGTGGTGATGTGGTCAGTCTGCATTTCTCATATTACAG GAATCCGAGACTGTTACTTGTGGAAAAGGCATTACGATTAGCTCACCGTCATGCTAGACAGACAAACAAGCCTCGGTTTTTCTGTTTCCTGCTCGGCACACTGGCAGTAGACAGTG ACGAGGAAGGTGTGACGATAACCCTGGATCGGTTTGATCCTGGCAGAGAGCAGACTGGATGTCCTGGGAAAGCTCCAACTGCCCTTCTCCCCGGAGACATCCTTGTGCCATGTGTATTTGAAGCCCAGCATGCTCCTGGCATCACGGTGCACTCGAGGGAGGATTTGAACATCTCGTTTAAG ATGCTTCAACATTGCTGCTGCAGTAAAGAGATTCTGGAGCTGTCCAAACTCCTCACCTTGCGATCTCGTCTCAGCTGTTCTGAGAACATGGACCGACTCACCTTTGACCTGTCCTGGGCGGCTGTCACTTTGGCCTGTATGCTAGATGCAGTCCCTGTCCGGGCAGTGCCCATCATCCCAACCGCACTGGCCAGGAACCTCAGCAGCCCTGCAGGTGTAACCCAAAACAGCAGGAAACGTGG GTTTCTTACCATGGATCAGACCAGGAAACTTCTCCTCATACTTGAATCTGACCCCAAGGCTTACACTCTCCCTCTAGTAGGAAT ATGGCTGAGTGGTGTTACACACATCCATAATCCCATTGTGTGGGCGTGGTGTCTGAGGTACCTGCACAGCTCCGCCCTCCAAGACAA AGTGATGTCGGAGGGAGGTGCTTTCCTGGTGGTTCTGTATTCCCTGACTCACCGGGATCCCGAGTTCTACCAGTGTAAACCATGTGTCGGACAGCAACAAATGAGCTTTCAGCTGCTCACCTGCACAGAGTCATTCATGCTGTACAAG AATGTAGAGCCTGCAGAAGGACGGCCTCTACAATTTGAGCTTAGTGCAGAGAACCAAAATCAGGAAACCGTGTTGTTTGAGGAAGTGCTCTCCCAGACTGTTTTAACAGG GACAACTCTTGCAGCATCTTCAGCTGCTCTACAGAATAAATTGTCGATCAGTGATCATGACTCAGGTGTAGAAGATGAAGACCTCTCCCCTCGGCCGTCTCCAAATCCTCATCCTGTCAGTCAGCAG aCTAGACGTGTTCATCCTTCAGTACCAGAACTCTCTATGGTATTAGATGCCAGCTTTTTGGATGGGAGTGTTGTTAATACACAAGACATGACTCCGGTTTCTCGTAGCCTTTCAAATGTCCAGCGGAGAAGCATTAGCCCTGCCCACCAGGGCCTCTCAGTCATGAGACCTCCAGAACAGGGAAGCGTCCCTGGACCTCCTCCAATCCGAAGACCACTAACTCCCATCCTCTCTCAGCCAAAAAACAAACCACATCTAAATCCAGCACAACAGACACCACAACCCAATGTGAATCGTAAATCCTTGCCCTCAATGAGAAGAACAAGAGAAGGCTCATCTGCATCATCGTCTTCATCGTCATCCTCTTCCTCAACAAGGAATGCTGCTTCGCCCAATGGCTCTTTTCATCAACAAAGGCAGAGTCCTTCCCAAGGTTTCCTGACCAAACCCCAGCCAATTTATTCCGGACCCCCAACATCAGCTCACAGTGGTGCCAGAAAGAGTTCAGCAATGCCTAGCCAGACCCCTATTCATCATCAATCTCAACACAGGCTCTTCCATAGCACCCCAGCTGCCAACCCTTGCAGCTGCTGCACCAACCAACCAAGTCACGTTCCATTGTATCAAAACAACACCTGGCAAGGGACACCATGTGCCCCCACAGTCAACACCAACAATGGTTCTGCTGAGCAAGTCCTGTCCTATCAAACCCAGTGCTGCCAAATCCAGTCTAGGCAGGTAGCATGCCTAGACACCCCCATGGGTCTCCTTCCTGCTGATGCTTACAGGATGCTTATGGATCAAGAGCGTCAGTTGAAGCTGCTTCAACTCCAG ATTCAGAAACTTCTTGAGTCTCAGAGCAAAACACCTCCAGTAGCATCTGCAGAACATGATACTCGGCAGGAAAGAGACAGTCAGACACCCACATCTCCTCCAAAACGAACAAGTGTCAGTGTTGCTGTAGGAACAG gGGCTAGCTTGTTTTGGAATACCTCCCAGGAGGCCTCCACACATGGGGTCCCAAGTCTGGATTGGCATACTGAGATCGAGCCAAAGTCTGGAGGTCAAAATGACAGCATAGTCACTTCCAGACTCGGATCTGAAAATGCATATCGTTACACTGAAGAGTGCAGTCCAGGATCTCCTCTACAGCCAACATCTCCAAAACCCAA CATGTCATCTGGTTTCGGAGCCCATTCGTTTCAGAGTCCAGTGTTGGGAGAGAGTGCAAGCATGTATTATAACTCTCAGTTACAGAGTAACAATCCGTCTGAAATGCGAGAAATTGAAAACCCAAGATTTTACCAAGAACTACTG GGTCGGGTGCAAAGTCGTCTACAAGACTCCGCAATTGTGGAAGAAAAGGTAGAGCAAGACATACAGAGTGTCCCAAACAGACAAAGTCTGTCTCCTGTACCACTTCAGTCTAAGAAATCACTGACATCTTCCATACCCCAAACTCAAAAAACGAAGCACAGATCCAGTCCTCCAAATCAGGACCGTGTCTTAAGTGCAACATTAAGACAGCTCCAACAGTTCGGGGTGAACATAAACGTAGACTCTGCCCAGGAAAAGACGACACGTGCAACTGTGGAAAGTGCCAG TACCCTAGCCTGCATTAACCCAGAGGCAGTGATTCCAAGACTAGCTCTTTCTGAGCCAGTGGGGACCAGCATTTGGGGGCCAAGCGGCAGTGTAGACCTTAGCCTTGAGGCCAATGCCATTGCACTTAAGTACTTAAGTGACTCGCAACTGTCAAGGCTCTCATTGGGCGGTCAATCCTCCGGGCCATTTCCAGACCCTAGCGCGGTTCTCTTGAGAAGACCCGCTGCAGAAAAGAGCAGCGTTGGACTCAGTATACTGTCCCCCACCAATATGTCTCTAGCTACCTGTAAATACATGAAGAAATACGGACTTATAGAAGGAGAAACAAGCAGTGAAGAAGAGCAAGAGGACACCGTCCAGGTAGACTCAGCTCTCGGGTGTTCTGTACAGCATGAAACGTCCAAGTATGTGAGCGTTGATCAAGACCGTGAAGACCAGAGCACTGCGGtcctcaaaaacattacaaacaagCCAGTCTCCAATCTCCACATGTCTGCCATTGACTCTCAAATGCAGTTAATTCTAGACTTGCGGCCCAAAATGCAGCTGCTTATGTGTGGCGGGACAAACCCGGAGAAGGAGAATGATGCAAAGAACGGTCTGACTCAACGCAGGTCCCCGCAAACTGAAAACCAGAGGATACAGGAAGTCACGGAGCCTGAAGGGTCGGTGGGAAATTTCCTGGATCTGAGTAGGTTACGCCAGCTCCCCAAGCTCTTCTAA